GTGCTTTGTCTCCGAAGGATCAAGCAGGTGTCCTAATCCCGTGATGCATGCTAAGGTGTCTGAGCTTGGACACTGTCATCTATCTTGCTCTACACTTCCTGAGGTGGTGGTAGACTAGGGTCGAGGTGACCACTTGGCCACATAACTGAACACCTACTTGACAACAGagttcaagtgcacctccttgaagcccttgtcagCCCTCACCTCACTGGTTATGATATCACACATCTTGTTAAGCATGAATGCAGATAGGAACGGCTACCATTTCATGGAGTTACCCTTCAAGGCTCCTTTGATTCAAGGAATTgtataggatttttggaggattgaaatcctttgaattttttcctacgtttgtcctttgattcataggattgaatcccaTATGAATTTTTCCAATGGAATATTTTGTATtacatttcataggaaatctaacatccactcTAACCTCCTTTTACAATTCCTTTGCTTTTCCTGTGAAATCAAGCGCTCCTtgctaatcctataggattcaagtgggcatgacACTCCAATCCTATACTTTTTCTGttcccgcgttttcaaaatcctgcgaatcaaagaggtcctcAATCCTTTTTGCCTTGGTGACTACCCTTTGTGCACCGGCATTAGGCACAACCAACACAAATGGTGGAGCTATTACACATCCCTCAAAGAGATCTGAATCTGAAGGCATTTGCTCCTTGATGATAGGCCAGGAGTACTCAACTTAGGACGCCGGGAACTAACTCTCGGGCAGGACAATGGGTTGACTAAGCTCTTGCGTGGTCATGTCCTATAAGCGTTAGCGTCAATAGGTGTGGATCACACTACCCAGAGACAGTACGGATGAGCACTAAGCATGGAAAAAATAAACGAGCACTACACATGGACAACATGAACGAGCACTACATGTAGACAATATGAGTGAGGACTACAAATAGACAGTAAGCATAGTACACATGGATCATCTAGTTCAACACACCACCATATGACTGTTCTTCAATCTCAAAGCATACCATGGAGCCAGCACACTTCCACACATCTACATACTTGCGGACTAGCATACTACACATGAACGTGCATGCTACCAATCCATCACCACTAGCTATCAATCCTTGATGACATGGAAACAACACCTAGCATCCTATAAAATCCATCACCACTAACTACCACAACATCACATTCTCACAGATCGACATTGTAGAATGCTACAACATGGTCACAGATCTAATCCTATCACATGCTCACAGATCAAGCTAAAACGAGCAGACATGAATCGATGGCGTCGTGTAGCGCCGGCCGGAGAAGAAGCgcctcttacctgctcatcggtgtCTATCCGTGCAGACTGATGTGTGGACTGAtgtatgcaggcaaccaaacacaccTCCAAGTGTGTGGACTGATGTATTTGCTTTGGTCAtttttactccgcgtattagaGTTGTGTCAAGTTAAATCTtataaagtttgatcaaatttatattaaaaaaacatcaacatctacaacaccaaatatatatactactccctccattccgaaatatAGTGCCCCCGCGCTTCCCGATGTCCAACTTTGACCACAAATtcaaccaacgagaccgactgcggtgggcgggagaaaaaattatatagttaaaaacttcttttgaatacgaattcactggtataatttttgctcccgccgcagtcggtctcgttggttaaatttatgttcAAAGTTAAAGCACGGAAATAGAGGAAGCACTATATTTTAGAACGGAGAATGTATCAAACCACATTTCATAATGAATTTAGCAATATTGACAATATTTGGTATTGTTAATATCGATACTTTTTTCTCTACGTTTGATCAAAAATAAAAATACTTTGACTTTGAACAAAGAAAATTATATGCAGACACGCGCCTCAAATATCTAAATTTGCTTGAACgtaaaaaaaaaaaaactgaattTGCTCGCTCATGGTCACGAGAGAGCGGAGAGCCGAGGCTGTGACGTTCCGCTGCTCTGATTGGCCCGCGGCCCCCTCCCACGGATCACGCCCCCCAGGCGAACATCCACCGTCCACGCCGCCTCCATCCAACGGCCCGCGCCCCGCATCACGCGGATCGCCCCCCGACCCCCGCGGGTATATAATCCCAGCCGCAGCGCCTCCATTTTCAAACCACCTCAGCAGCACAGCCCAGCTTCCACCCACTCTCAACCCCTCCCGCCGGAGCCCAAGCAAGGAAGCAAGATGGACGGCAGCAAGGCGAAGAAGGTGGCGGCGAAGAAGTTCGGCGGGCCGAGGAAGAAGTCGGTGACCAAGTCCATCAAGGCCGGGCTCCAGTTCCCCGTCGGCCGCATCGGGCGCTACCTCAAGAAGGGCCGCTACGCCCAGCGCGTTGGCTCCGGCGCCCCCGTCTACCTCGCCGCCGTCCTCGAGTACCTCGCCGCTGAGGTACGCACACCACGCCACCGTTATACTCCTCGTCGACGCCCTACTCCTGCCTCTCTCCCCGGTCTGAACCAAGCCGCCGATCTTGTTTTGCAGGTGCTGGAGCTGGCCGGGAACGCCGCCAAGGACAACAAGAAGACCCGCATCGTGCCGAGGCACCTGCTGCTGGCCATCCGCAACGACCAGGAGCTCGGGAGGCTGCTGTCCGGCGTCACCATCGCCCACGGCGGCGTGATCCCCAACATCAACCCGGTGCTGCTCCCCAAGAAGGCCGCCGAGAAGGCTGAGAaggccggcaccgccgccaagtCGCCCAAGAAGGCCACCAAGTCCCCCAAGAAGGCCACCAAGGCCTAGATCCTAGTAGTGTGCGACCGTGCCGGTGGTGCTCCGGCAGCCCTCGTGTGCCTAGTGTCTGTGTTAATTAAGTTAGCTGTGGTGTGTTCCAGAGAGTGCTCAAGCTTGTACTTTTGCTTTGCCCCGCCATGTAACCGTGAACGAAGAGGAAGCGTCTTGCTTCCTCTGTTCTTCTGAATCAGTCTGGTCTCTAATGCAGTGTTTGTTAAAATGTCACTGAATTTCTGTTCTATTTTATCTGTATTTGCCCTACCATTTGTTGTACGAGCACGCTAAGCACTGTTGAGATAATTGCCAATGCTTGCAAATGTCATGACAATTTGCTAATCCTGCTGATTTTCTGTAGGCGATTCCACGAAATTTTGTATCTAGGAACAGTGTTCCTCTCTGCATTGTTGCAAGTTACAAATAGAATCTGAAACGTGACAAATACAAATTAGATGGTTGTGTACAGATTTTTGTTCTTATGCCTGACTTGAAGGCGCAAGAGGCTACAAAATAACATTTCAAGATTGTTTGCTGGTGCATGCTCGAGTCACACCAACAAATCTGCAGTAGTTAGTACTCCAACTGTCCCAAAAAGTTTGTGTTACATTTGCTTAGATATGGATGAATGTAGACACGTTCTAGTGTTAGACACATCCGAATCTAGACAACTGTAAGACAAGCTTTTTGGGATGGAGGGTTTAGTATTTTGCAAGGCAACAGTATGTCTAAATGGCCATTGTGTTTGTTGATTTATAAGTACGGGAGAGACATGGTTCTTGTTTTGCAACTGAATGACCATTATGTGTGTTGATTTATAATTAATGGAGTACTAGATATGCCAATCTATTTTCTGCAGCTGAAATTTATGTCATTCTGGTTGAAATTTTGCCATCAAGAACCATCTCTGTTTTTATGGTGTGAAGGAATCAGCAGCCATGACATACTTGATTTTCTGACCATGAGAAATTGACAATGAATTTCTTATGCCTGACTTGAATCgacaagagaatcaacatcaaggtaACAACAACATAGGGGCACTAAGGCCACAAAAGAATATTTCGCCACTCTTTCTTGTGCTAACTACTACTTTCAAGGTCATAAAAACCAGTGGTACCTATGCCAACACAAACAAAATAACAGTACTTAGTTCGTAAGGTGACAGTGTCTCATTCTCCGGTTTTCATCAACATCGCCCCGGTCCGACAACAAGGAGCAGCACGTCGAGCCGGGGCTCCGGCCAGCAGCCTACCTCCGCAGGCCCTCCACGACATAAGTAGCATATAGATCCCTGTGAAGAAAACACCAAAAAGACCGGCGTCAGTTcagcaccaagatcatctaggacacAGCCATGCTGAGGATTCAAGGAAGAAACACTCACATGGAATGCTGAATGGCCTCGTAAGCAGCAGTCGCGGGCAGAAAGTCGTTCACAGCGACCTCCTTGTTCTCATTCTTCTTGTCTGGATGTCCCAGTTAAAGAAGTCATCTGATGCAAGAGTTGGCCTATACTATCAAACCTGCATTTGCCTAGACCGTTTTTGCATGATAATATCCATGTTTCAGCTATCAACAAACCACAAAAGCACATAGCTAGTACCGGTAATCCATCAAACAGGCGAGGACCAGTAATTTTACTAGGAGTATCCTGCAGGTTCAAACTTAGGGTGCTTTTTTGCAAGTAAAACCAAAACAATCATACTCTTTTTCAGTGTGTGTGAAATGATTGCTAGTCATATCTGAATATAAGTGGATCAACAAGGATACAGTCCTCAAAGAAGCGTCTGATTTCAGCCAACCGGTGAGGTGGGAGCTCCTTGATATCATTGAAATGCTTGTACTCAGGGTCGTCAGCACACACTGCAATGATCTTATCATCTGCTTCTCCCTGTTAAAAAAAATACTGATTAGGATCTCTGCCTTCTTTGGACTGCAGTGTTGAGAAATGAAACCATGAAAGTAAACCTGGTCAATCATAGGCATGAGGCCAATGGCCTTTGCGCGAAGGAAACAGCCCGGCACAACTGGCTCCTGTATCAACAAAGATAAACATTTTAAACACTGACCCAAACAACAAATTACAAAGATTTGCGAATGCGTTAATGTTCTACAACCAACTAACAGATTCTACAGTAGGAAGTACAACGACCTTCTGTCCATTTGTGAGGGTACACCACAAAAGGGAAGTAGTAAGACATACCTGCATAATAACTAGCACATCCATCGGATCACTATCATCACACAGTGTgcggggaatgaatccatagttgtGAGGGTACACCACTGATGAATAAAGCACACGGTCCACCTGCACACACGCATATAGCCAACGAAAACCATAAGAACAATTGGGCAAGAGAGATTCAAAATAGGAGGGGAAATGAACAGCAGTGCTTTACCATTATCAGTCCAGTTTTCTTGTCAAGTTCATATTTAACCTTGCTGCCCCTAGGTATCTCAATGACCTGGCATAAAATAGCATCTATTTTTTAGTTTGTTGTTCAGAACTCCTAAGGATGTAGGATATTAACTAATTAAACAAAATTGAGAAGCTTGAAGTGACATATATATTTTATATGAGGTCGAACCCTTGCTTTTCAAGTTAACAGAAGGAAAGGGGCTATGCTGTTGATATGGACTTGTAGCATAAATATACAGCAATTTCTTTTAGATAATTATTATGCAACGAAATTAGAAGGAAAGGAAAATCAGTAGGAATATATTAGGGTGGCCTTACACAGTTGAAGATAGTTGGTGCATCAGGGCCTGCACAAAGAAGTCCAAAACGTAAGTTCTCAGAAGAGGGAAGCAATGAAATCGATGTTTTGTGAAGATCAAATGTCAAATACCTATCTCAAGATCATGCCATGAATGCGCTGAACCAGGTCTCCTGGTCATGGATGACAGTATTCTTTCATTAAGAACAGGAGGCTTAACGGGTGTGCTCGCCACCTTGACCTTCTCAACTGCTTCAATAGCGGGAGCCATCACAAAAACCTGAAAACAATTGTATGTTTGCTTATTTTAGAAAAAGAAATAGAGAAGTTCCAGTTAAAGCCATCCCAACAGAAGTTAAGTTAATGTCATCATAGAAGATACAAGAATGTTAACTGAAAAAGCAATCGTCGAGCTTTGAATAAAGACTAGATATGATAACACCATGTCTGGAGATCATAGGCACAAATGAGCAAACACAGTAATACAAAATTGGCACTCCCTGGAAAAAACAACTTTGCAAAGTATGTTGACAGCAGCTACCAAACAATATAATTGACCCCAGCAACCCAAGGAAACCAGGAACTCGATATAGATGGATGGTTTTTCATGTATATCCATGTATGATGAATGTTAGCACCTTTTTTAGCTTATTTACAGAACAGGCATGGGCAAATGGATCAACATCTTGTAATTGATGATTAACTATATGAACAACATACATGTTGTGAATGTACAGCGATGAAATCAACACATTTATGTACATAGAAAATGACCAATACACAGCATGTACAGCTGGTGATAAAGATTTTTGCAGGACATGACTGTTTCTTAGTTCTTACCGATCAAATAGATGATGTAGAAACCATCAATAAGTAGGACTAGTGATTTTTATGAGAAGGCTATTTCTTATTACACCAGATAAATTATTTTAATCGTTAATAAATAGGACTAGTGAAATTTTTGGATGTCAAGACTATTTGTTACTAACCAGTTAAATGATTTAGAAACCATGAATAAGCAGAACTAGCGAATTTTTTGGAGGACAAGGCCGATGATTTTTTTTAGAAAGCATTAAATAAGTGAGACTAGGAAACTGTTTCCTTGGCAGAAACCGTTAATAAATAAGACTGCCTACCGAATCTGTGTACAAAAAACACTACTAGTGAGGATGAAGCATTTCGTATGTATCGCGCCTAACACCTACATCTGCATGAATCATGAGGATGCAACAATACAAGGCGTATGTCGCAGGCTTCATGGCGCCAGCATCCATGTGAAACAAATGCCTAACACAATACCCAAAACCCCCGCGCATTTCAGTTCCCCGGCCAGATTCATTCACATTTCACCACCGAAACCGGCGAACAGAGGCGAGCGCGGCCGCCGGAATCGACCCAGCGGAGGAGGCGTAATGAGCAGAGCAGGCACCGACCGCTCCGCTCGACCCAAACGGGAGGCGACACGTCAGCACAGCGCGCGCACCAGCAAGTAAACAGCCTGCACGGCCGGCGGCGACGTGGCGAGGAAGAAGGAGAATGAGAGACGCACCTCGGATGGATCTGCAGCAGACGGCGGACGAGCAAACCCTAGGCGGGGAGGGGGAGCAGAGGAGGAGGGAGGCGTTCGTATCGTGTCCTACTTCCCGCCGCTTCTCTGCACTGCGCTCCTTTTGCTGCTCATTTAAAGCCGCGCGTCCTCAGAGACGGGCGGTCTCTTACCGGCAGGACCCGCGAGTTCACCCATAATCGCATCCCCGCCCCTCGCCCGCTCTACCGGCTAGTACTGGCTCGCGATTCCGTGAGCTTCCGGGGGGTGGTTCGGGATTTTGCCGATGTTCGGAGACCGGATCGCGGCCGTCGGTGGGGCGGATCGGACGTGCCGGGGGCGACGGGGGGCTGTCGGTCAAAGCGGAGAGAGGGAGagctggcgtggaagcgacgctccGGCTGGCTCGCTGCTCGCTCGCCGGTCGCGCGCTGgacttttaaaaaataataatatttgcgTGTTACGGAAAAGGGGTGCGTGGTTGGCGCGTCGCGCGCTCGCTCGCTGCTCGGCGGTGTCGGTGCGGCGCGACCGAGCCGGTGGCCGGTCCCGCTCGTCAGTCGGTTGCGACGTCGGTGCAGCGCGCAGTGCGGTGCGGGAGGGTGGCAGGTCCCGCTCGTCAGCTGGTTGGCTCGTCTCGGCCGGCCGGCGAGCGTGCGCGGCTGGAGGTAGAGGGGTGGTGCGCTTTACGCCTCCGCTGTCAGAGAGGCTGGATGGATGGGTGGATGCGTCGGCTCGCCGGCGTCGGTGCGATGCGCGTGGGCGTGGCCACGTTGCTTCCTCGTGCATCGGCGAATCGCGTGACCGAGACGCCCCGGTGAGACCATCCATCCAGTCGGTGCCAGCCTACCGGAGCGTACGCGTACGTAGATACGTGACAGCTGGAAAGCAACGACGACGGTGGATGGCACGTAGCCACGTACGTATACGTACTCACATCGCGAGGTATAACGATACCATGAGTATGCACTAGTAGTACTGCACGTT
The sequence above is a segment of the Triticum dicoccoides isolate Atlit2015 ecotype Zavitan chromosome 1A, WEW_v2.0, whole genome shotgun sequence genome. Coding sequences within it:
- the LOC119360219 gene encoding histone H2A.2.1, whose translation is MDGSKAKKVAAKKFGGPRKKSVTKSIKAGLQFPVGRIGRYLKKGRYAQRVGSGAPVYLAAVLEYLAAEVLELAGNAAKDNKKTRIVPRHLLLAIRNDQELGRLLSGVTIAHGGVIPNINPVLLPKKAAEKAEKAGTAAKSPKKATKSPKKATKA
- the LOC119360230 gene encoding soluble inorganic pyrophosphatase 4-like is translated as MAPAIEAVEKVKVASTPVKPPVLNERILSSMTRRPGSAHSWHDLEIGPDAPTIFNCVIEIPRGSKVKYELDKKTGLIMVDRVLYSSVVYPHNYGFIPRTLCDDSDPMDVLVIMQEPVVPGCFLRAKAIGLMPMIDQGEADDKIIAVCADDPEYKHFNDIKELPPHRLAEIRRFFEDYKKNENKEVAVNDFLPATAAYEAIQHSMDLYATYVVEGLRR